The DNA sequence CCCACGCGTCGGGGCCGACGGTCTCGGCGGCGCAACTATCTCGGCGGCCTGCTCGGCTGGATCTGGCTGGCGGTGATCATCCTGCCGATCTACTACGCGGTGATCACCACCTTCAAGAACCAGGGCGACTACTTCACCCAGAACCCGCTGGCTCCGCCGATGCCACCGACGATGCAGGCCTACGGCGACGTGCTGAGGGCGGGCATTGGACGCTACTTCCTCAACTCGGTCATCGTGACGGTCGGCTCGGTCATCCCGATCGTGCTGTTCAGCTTCATGGCCGCCTACGCCATCGTCCGCGGCAACAGCCGGTTCCTCCGACTCTGCCGGGCCCTGTTCCTGCTCGGGCTCGCCATTCCGTTGCAGGCGACGATCATCCCGATCTATCTGATGATCACCCGGTTGCACATGTATGACTCGCTGGGTGCGCTGGTGTTGCCGTCGATCGCCTTCGGGGTGCCGCTGACGGTCTTGATCCTGAGCACGTTCCTGCGTGACGTGCCCAAGGAGCTGTTCGAGTCGATGCGGCTCGACGGCTGCACCAGCTGGCAGATCGCCTGGCGGCTGGCGTTCCCGCTGACCCGTCCGGCGATCGTCACGGTCAGCATCTACAACGGGCTGAACGTGTGGAACGGCTTCCTGTTTCCGCTGATCCTGACCCAGAGCCCCGACCTCCGGGTGATG is a window from the Microlunatus panaciterrae genome containing:
- a CDS encoding ABC transporter permease subunit; this encodes MAAQAQTTSQAAPPTRRGRRSRRRNYLGGLLGWIWLAVIILPIYYAVITTFKNQGDYFTQNPLAPPMPPTMQAYGDVLRAGIGRYFLNSVIVTVGSVIPIVLFSFMAAYAIVRGNSRFLRLCRALFLLGLAIPLQATIIPIYLMITRLHMYDSLGALVLPSIAFGVPLTVLILSTFLRDVPKELFESMRLDGCTSWQIAWRLAFPLTRPAIVTVSIYNGLNVWNGFLFPLILTQSPDLRVMPLALWAFQGEYSVNIPAVLAAVVLSTLPILVLYVVGRRQLLSGLTAGFGK